The Eubacterium maltosivorans genome includes the window CCAGAATGTCCTTGGACTCATCTGTGATCCGGTCGCCTGCAGAGTAGAAATTCCATGTATCAGCCGAAACGCCATGGCGGTTTCCAATGCTCTGACCAGTGCAGAAATGACGCTTGGCGGCTATGATTCCCGGATACCGCTCGACGAAACAATCAAAACAATGTATCGCGTCGGCCGCCAGCTCCCGCCTGAGCTGCGCTGCACTGGAAACGGCGGGCTCTGCCTCACTCCCGCCGCCTTTGCAATGGCAGAAAAAGCTGGCCGGCCACACAAATGACAGCAGCTCTTCTTTTCCTTTCGCTAAACCATTAAAAAAACGGCTCGCAGCCGTTTTTTTAATGGTTTAATTTACAAGCTCTGACAAATTTTCCATAATCTTCACGTGAGGCGACGCTTCAAAATCCGCGGCGGTGGTTGTGCCAGTGGTCACAGCCGCAAAATACACCCCGGCATTTTCGGCTGTTCGAGCATCCACCAGACTGTCGCCAATGTAGAGCGCTTTTTCTCTGCAGCATTTCAGCCTTTCCAGCGCTTTCCGAACCCCTTCCGGGCTTGGTTTGGCTGTTTCCACATCCTCTCCGCCGATAATCAGGTCAATCAGTTCATCTAAACCATAAAGGCTGATGGTGCTCTCGATCCGGTAGCGGTATTTCGTGGAGATAATACCTGTTTTCGCGCCCTTTTCCTTCAGCTTTCGAAGCATGGGCAGCGTTTCAGGGAACAGTTTGGTGTTTGCCACCATCACTTCGTCTGATTTCTCAACATACTGTTTTCGGTAGCCGGCAATGGTCTCCCGGTCCTTAATGCCTGTCAGGAGCATAAACGCCTCCTCCAGGGTTAAGCCGATGGTTTTCTTAATGGCGTCGTCCTCTATCCCTTTAAAACCATTGCGCTCAAAAACATGCTTAAAACACATGACAATCCCCTTTTCCGAATTTGCCAGTGTATAATCGAAATCAAAAAGATACGCTTCGTAATCCATTTTCCACCTCCTGGTATGGCAATAGCTTTATTATAGCAGTTCTGCTGTCTTTTTTACAGCTTTCCCTTTGTTTTATGGTAATCCGGCGGTATAATAGAATTCAGAATTTAAACGAAGAAAGGATTAATATGTTTGGAGAATGCCACGCCCACATGATCATGGATGGAGTATCTTTCCGGGAAGCCGCGGCAAAACACAGAAATGGCCCGGACGAAGCCCTGATCCGGCAGGTCTTGTCGGCCTATCAAAAACAGGGCGTCCTCTTTATCCGCGATGGCGGCGATAACCTTGGCGTTTCACGCCTGGCTGCTGACCTTGCGCCAGAATACGGTATCGACTACCGCACTCCGGTATTCGCCATCCACCATCGGGGATACTACGGCGGAATTGTCGGCTATGCCTATGACAGTCTGAAAGAATATGCCCAGCTGGTTCAGGGAGCCCGGGCTCAGCGGTGTGATTTTATTAAAATTATGACGGCCGGCATCATGGATTTTGATCATGAAGGCCGCTTAAGCTGCCCGGGACTTCCAAAGCAGGAGGTCTCCGAAATGGTCCACATCGCCCATTCTGAAGGCTATTCCGTCATGACACATGTCAACGGCGCCGATCATATAAAAGTCGCTCTGGAGGCCGGTGTGGACAGTATTGAACATGGTAATTTCATGGATGCGGAGTGCCTTTCTCTTCTGAAAGAAACCGGGGCAGTCTGGTGCCCTACCATTGCCGTAACTGGTAATATCATCGGCAGCGGACGGTATGACGACACTGTTCTGGCAAGCATCCACAATCGGCAGCTCGCCAATATCCAGAGAGCCTTCAGCTTCGGGGCCGCCGTAGCCCTCGGCAGTGACGCCGGAGCCTTCTGTGTGCCGCACCCACAGGGGATTTTGGATGAGTATGAATATTTCAAGCAGGCAGTACCTGACCAGGCCTTTCTGGACGCCCGGCTTGCAGAGGCAGAGGTAACGGTGCGGGAAAGGTTTAAGGCGGGAAACGTTATAATGGAAAATTGAAAATGGAGAATGGAAAATTCTGGTACAAATCTGCTGCTGGCAGATTTGATGAAATATGGCCTGCGGCCGTGCTCCATTCACATTCACTTTAGCGAATATGCGCCAGAATTTTCCTTTTTTAATTTAATGAACTCCCGCCCAGCTGGATATGACCATGCGCTGGACCTCGGAAGTGCCTTCGTATATCTCAGTGATTTTGGCGTCACGCATCATGCGTTCTACTGGGTAGTCTCTTGTAAAGCCATAGCCACCAAATAACTGGACGGCCTCGCAGGTAACGTCTCTCGCCGCTTCTGACGCGACAAGCTTGGCTAAGGCAGCAAGATGATTATAGGGTTTCCCGGCATCCTTCGCGCAGGCTGCCTGATAAACCAGCAGGCGCGCCCCTTCTGTCCTGGCGATCATGTTGGCCAGCTGGAACTGGGTGTTCTGGAAAGCTGACAGGGGCTGTCCAAACTGTTCCCTTCCCTTGACGTAAGGGATGGTTTCATCAATGGCTCCCTGCGCCAGTCCAAGAGCCTGGGAGGCAATGCCGATCCGCCCGCCGTCCAGGGTTTTCATGGCAATCTTAAAGCCCTTTCCGACTTCGCCGAGCAGATTTTCCTTTGGCACAATACAGTCTTTGAAGATCAGCTCGGTTGTGGAGGAACCGCGGATTCCCATTTTATCCAGCTTTTTGCCGATAGAGAAACCCGGAAAATCTTTTTCCACAATAAAAGCGGTGATACCGTGGTTACCCTTTGTG containing:
- a CDS encoding HAD-IA family hydrolase — protein: MDYEAYLFDFDYTLANSEKGIVMCFKHVFERNGFKGIEDDAIKKTIGLTLEEAFMLLTGIKDRETIAGYRKQYVEKSDEVMVANTKLFPETLPMLRKLKEKGAKTGIISTKYRYRIESTISLYGLDELIDLIIGGEDVETAKPSPEGVRKALERLKCCREKALYIGDSLVDARTAENAGVYFAAVTTGTTTAADFEASPHVKIMENLSELVN
- a CDS encoding amidohydrolase family protein; its protein translation is MFGECHAHMIMDGVSFREAAAKHRNGPDEALIRQVLSAYQKQGVLFIRDGGDNLGVSRLAADLAPEYGIDYRTPVFAIHHRGYYGGIVGYAYDSLKEYAQLVQGARAQRCDFIKIMTAGIMDFDHEGRLSCPGLPKQEVSEMVHIAHSEGYSVMTHVNGADHIKVALEAGVDSIEHGNFMDAECLSLLKETGAVWCPTIAVTGNIIGSGRYDDTVLASIHNRQLANIQRAFSFGAAVALGSDAGAFCVPHPQGILDEYEYFKQAVPDQAFLDARLAEAEVTVRERFKAGNVIMEN
- a CDS encoding acyl-CoA dehydrogenase, yielding MNFELSKEHQELREMFREFAQMEVKPIAKDLDEKERFPEETIPKLAEAGMLGIPFPEEYGGAGMDNLAYAMCVEEISKVCGSTGVIISAHTSLCAWPIFAFGTEEQKRKYLVPLAKGEHLGAFGLTEPGAGTDAAGQKTTATLEGDHYVLNGSKIFITNGGKADTYVIFAMTDITKGNHGITAFIVEKDFPGFSIGKKLDKMGIRGSSTTELIFKDCIVPKENLLGEVGKGFKIAMKTLDGGRIGIASQALGLAQGAIDETIPYVKGREQFGQPLSAFQNTQFQLANMIARTEGARLLVYQAACAKDAGKPYNHLAALAKLVASEAARDVTCEAVQLFGGYGFTRDYPVERMMRDAKITEIYEGTSEVQRMVISSWAGVH